GAAGCATGCGCTCTCCTTCCACCAACAGGACAACGTCCTCACGGTGCTGCCAGCTGCTGAGTGACTATGGGCCGCCATCCCAGGGCTACCCCCAGAAAACTGGGAACAGCCATGTACCCCAAAGCTAGTAAGCTGGGCTGCTGGCCAAAGATCATATCCACCCATGTGGGGAGCAGGAGTACAACGCAAAGGCAACGAGGCATCCCTCAGGCTGAAACCAAACGGGATGCCATACCCTAGGCTGCCCTGTTACCTTTGGAGGCTTTCCATATTTTTGCAAAATGACGTTATAGAGCTCATTGTCCCTGTTCAGATGAAATTGTGAACAGTTCGTTTTTACTTCTCCCCATTTCGTTCCCATGGTTCTGCAGAATCTGAAGCTAGACTTTAAGCCTGAGAAGAGATTTTGCAGTTGATTAAGATTTGTGTTTTACATGTCAGGATTCTATCATCAGATAAGATTGTTGTTATCTGTGGGttctgcaaataaaataaaatttaatctcTGATAGTGCTAATCGCCATGGTGTGCTAAATCCAAATcaatatcactcctgttgactcttgagaaAAGCTAGGACTTGAACTGAGACTTTATAAAGGTTTCGTGCACTAGgtctgccttcctggaacatgattcccagagggtccctagatcagataaatcctgaaactcagggggaccagcctctccaaaattatcATCTGTCTATCTTTTAGTGTGCACTTctcaaatgaaaaagttagaatgggcattacccaaagatccctacagattgggagaaggattaaaggagaaggaagaggtgtaatagagaaaaaatggaatttaacaaacaagtatggttGCTAAATCACTGTATTTATACTTCCAGCCtcaagtgttttggagcagctagaagacaaaatctaagatggtggaatggtagcccatgactaactctgggttctgttctgtaactccttgttgaagtgcgctttgaaaactattgctttttttctttctttgctctctatatatgttataacttacaataaaaacattttcatttcagtaacaaaatgaaaggaaatgtatAAAATTGACTTACTggatgtcaagaatgtttgtatgtttgttgtttataataaaaatatttaaaaatttgacttataaaataaaaagatttgtgTTTTAAATAGGAAGaagctgggttttcttttttttttccttaagcactgatttaaaaaaatggataagttACCTATCATCAAACTGTAGTGTGGTTCCAAAATACCAGTATctcattttcatcttctcttttgAGTACATTTATGTTAACATAAAttgttctttattccttttcataaGCTCATTCAACTCAGCATTCTATTTTTAGTAAATACTGACAGGACGCTTTACTTAGTTACCAGTCCCAATTTGGAAGTCCAGTGTAGATTCTGCTTAATATAACTTCGTTTTTGCTttagcatttgcatcactcttaGTGCTCTGAAGTAAATTCAAAAGTGCGCAAATTATAaatacagaagaagaaacaacCTACAAAGAGCATCTATTACCCCTAACAAGGACTCCCGAAAATTTTCATGCTGAGACGCTGTAAATTTCAGGTGTTTCTTGTAAGTTGatcaaaatgtcagaaaaaaaatgactaaaactGTTAGCATCTTTGCATGCATTTATTACTTGATGTAATAAagctcattttcatttaaaaactaataattaCCGGACACACACCTGAACAAATACCACACTAGCCAAGAATACTGCCAGCACCCCAGAGGCCCAAGGGGCTCTCCCGTAGCTCTTCTCTCCCACTCCAAACTCCCGCTCTAAAATTACAGCACTcactcccttctttccttcatatgtgttttttttttgggggggggggggtgggagttgggggtgcatggtccaggaattgaacccaggtttcccacatggcaggcaagcattctaccactgaaccacccgtgcacccttatgCTACACTTTATTTATACCTTTGGATACATCTGAAATGCTTCATTAAAGCTTTACAAATAGGAAGTTTTGTGCAGAGGAAGGTGTTGAGACTCAGGAGTCAGACAGCCTGGTTTTGCACCTCAGCTGGGTCACCTACTAGCTCCATGACCACGGCAAGTCATCTCTCCTCCTCCAGGCCTTTCATCTGTATAAGCATCTGTGTAATTGTGAGACGAAACACTCACAATTCCCTGGGTTATGGtaaagattaaaatcataaacGACATTTATTCAACGAGTTTATTGATTCCTCCCTGGAGCTAGGCCCTGTggaaaacagagagaatcaaACCCAGTCCTCACTCTCAAAAAGCTCGCAGTTTAAGAAACAGCTGGAAACAGAGAactacaaaaacaaagcaaacaagtgCTTTGAAACAGCGGGGGACATAAGAAGGACGTAGTGTTTAAACCTGGAATCGAAAACTAACCGTGGAGAGGGGAAGGAGGGTGTCCGAGCCTCCCACGCAGAGATGAGTGTGGGAACGCCTAGAAAGACTCTTGCCGCagacacagccacatcctccctggctcTGGAGTTCACTGCAGGCTGGCCCACTGCAGGGAGGTGTAGACCACCTTACCATCAGGCTGTGGAGAACAGAGGAGCAGGGTCTTTCTGACGCTGGTTCCGAGTCGGCCAGCAGAAACCAGGTCCTGGAGTGGGATGGGGTCCCCAGCAGCCCAGCACTGAGCAATGTAGTGGGCATGGAAACGCAGCGGGTCTCCTgggatagagatagagataggcAGGCTAAACCAAAGGGTAGAGAAAAGATTTTTACTGTGGCAGGCTGTGGTGACAGAGGACTGGAAGGCACTGATGCATCCATCGTTAGGAGACCAGAGAATGTTTCAGCAACCACTACCAAAGATTTAAAACAGATATCCTTGGAACCAGCAGTTTTACTtaccagaatttttttcttactattggcacaaaaataaatctaacaaaatgcTCACATTATGGTCACTTCGTAATTGTTAAAAAATGGGAACACCCAAACTACAGGCTGGTTATATCCATAGTACTTCATAAGACTAAGCATTATACAAAAAATTATCAACTTGTAAAACATCAATGATACGAGATAGGAACAGTGGTGGAGGAGGCAAGTTGTCAAACATGAATagtataatcttatttttaaaaaaacacaaaaattactAGACATGTCATTGTCATGACCCAAGAAGCAGGACCATGAAATAAGTCAAAGCCATAAGAGACTTAAGAAATACCATttaatgatcatgataatgaatatacaactatgtgatgatattgtgaattgctgagtgtatgtgttggaaatgtttgtgtttctttcttgtaatttttttttaattaataaaaaatttaaaaaaaaagaaataccatttaAGAAGCTGTAATAAGTTGTGGCTCTAGTGAAGGAAtataaaagaagagggaaaaagaagagggaacaaaaaaaattaagagaatccCATCAAGTAAGTGGTGGCAGACTTCTCTTCACAGGTGGGCCAAGCGTTTTCAGATTCCATAGTTTTTGGTAACATGGCGCACAGATCATTCTAGGTCAGAACCCTGCCCTTACAtacatcaatatttttaaagatatttgtatcactccaggtGGGACAATGACCATAGTTAACCGCATGTCAGTTCAGGTCAGGTTTTGCCACCAAATGAGCGCTGGCACCAAATTACTGAAAACACTTCTGGCTTTAGAACTTTTCCAATTTCAGGAAATTTCAAATGAGGTACTGAAGACCCGCATATGCTATTGTTATCATTACAAGCTATGACCACAAAATCAGACAAAGCCATGAAGAGCTCAAAAGGGTATCATGTAAACATCTATGAGAAGTGACTCTTACATAAAAATATGATGGGGTCAACAAACTTTTCCTGTGACAATTGTAACAGGGGCCATGTGGTAAAAACTCAATCCTGCCACTGAAGCACAATAGCAGCCAGAGACTACACATAACCCAATGGTAAGGccattttccaataaaatgttatttacaaaACCAGGTGGTAGATTGGACTTGTAGTTTGCCCCAGATTAGACAGTTTGAGCAGGTAAAGTAGACACCTGTGTGGGGAATGACACAGAAGTTTAACTTGTGAGTAATAGAAATTTAAGAGGCCAAATCTGCGAGATATCCCATCTGAGAGGATAGTCACAGCAACTTTAAAACAAGGTCCAGCCTGGCAGTCAGGTTTCCAGCAAGAATCCAGCCAGAAGCCAAGTGCATTCCCAGTCGTTAGGGTACCTCAGCCAGCTGAGAAGAAAGTGTCAAATACTTGAGATGTTAAACCCAAAATCGTTTTCTTGGAGGCTTAGCATCTTTTAACCTCaggaaaatttagaattactTAGAAATACTGAAGAGAATCAGACCTTAAATATTAACTACTACTACCTTGGGGACAAGGAACCTACATGTATCTGGTATATTCAACATTTACTGGTTTAGAATTATTGCCCTATTAGAACTAATAGGTCAGCCTTGCAGTTCTGTTTAAAATGTGTGATAAGCAGCTGATAGATTTAACGGGTTACTTTAACCTGAAGTTATAATAAGTTTATAAATAGTGTTGGCACATCTAAGAGAATTTAAAACACCCATTTATATCTTACTAATGCTACTGGGCAAGTCAGAAAACTGTTgaacttaaaaaggaaaatatattacatttttaaatgcaacttATAATACTTAAAAGTACTTAACTTCTTTTGCAAATGGGGTCAAACATGAACTAACGCCCCTCCACCCCAAAAATTTgctaaaattaagatttttaagTTGAACTTAGAGCTTAAAGAAGAACTAGGGTTTGCATGTACATGTTGGATCAACTGAACATTCATTTTACAAACCAAAATCCATCTTTTTTACATGCAAGTTACCAAAAACAGTAGCTAAACGATTAAACCATGGTTATCTGTGGAAAATGGGATTGTGGATCGTGTCCTCAGTTTCTAAGTCAGCTACTTAATCTTTCAGTCTGAGAAACTGGTTCTCTTCCAATTTTTCAGTATTATAAAGAAAGCTGCAGTAaacattcctgaatttttttataCATGTGTAAGTATTTCTAAATGAAACTTCTGGATCAAATCAAATGTTTGAGTACAGTTACTAAACTTCCCTTCAATCAAATCTGAGCCCACAAATGTTCCAGGGGTTTCATGGACAAAGAGGAAGTGAGATCAAAAGGAGAAATGTAGAATAAACGTGGAAGGTGAGATAGTGAGGCAAGGGGTGGCACCTAGGGGTCCCAATCAAAACTCACCAGGATAGACCAGGAAGTCTCCCCCAAACTTCCCAGCAGCACTCAAGAAGAAGCCTCGCTCCCAGAGATCCCTGTAGATGCTGTAGCGTAGCTCATGGGCTGGACGGCCAGCATGTGGCCAGTCTTTGGACTGGACTCGCCAATCCAGAGGCCTAGCCTTGACCGGGCGAGGCCTGGCAGTGGCCAGCTGGACAAGGAGAGCGGACCTGGGCAAGGGGGTTACCCCATTGGAAGGCCCTGGTTGGGGAGAGGAGGGACCTGGTGAAGGCACAAAGAAGACAATTTGGTGAATCCAAGGAACAAGGTTTTTCCATTCCTGTAGAGACCCAGGCCCTAAACCCCCCAATTAACATTTCCAAAAGATCTCTAGCCCCTCCTTCCCCTGGTCCTAGACGCCAACCCACCCCTCAcctgcttcctctttctctccagaAGCCCGGCTAGTACTGGCTGCATTCTCTGCGGCAGCTTggctccctccagcctcctgGCTCCCGCTAGCCCCTGAATCCTGTTCAAGCTTCTGCTTCTTTGCAGCCTGGCCCTCGGCAATCTTCTCTAGAAGCTCCTGTCGACGAGTCTCTCTGGCCTCCGCTGCCAAGGCGCTTTGCTCCTGGAAACCCTGCTCTTGCTGGCGCTTGAATGATGCCAGAGCCTAAGGAGTGAACTTAACTGGAACCCCAGGATTCAGGCATTCCATTCCCTGATTTCTGAAGGAGCCAGGACTCCTGAATTTCTGGCCCTTTCCCGCACAGTGTCTAGAACCCGGGGCTTCCGGCGCCATCCCGCCTGGGAGACTCGGAGCCGGGGCTGCAGCCCCTTCGCCCACGATATTTTCCAAGACGGCACATCCACCCCTCCCGCCTGGGGGACCCGGAGTCGGGGCTGCAGCCCCTTTGCCCACGATATTCTGCAAGACCGCGCACCCTTCCCTCCGCTCCCGCCTCGGGAACCCGGAATTTGGCGCCCCCAGCCCCTTACCAGGCCGTGGTGACGGGGGTCCGGGCGCGGGGCGCTGACCAGGGTCACGGCGCCGATCTCGGCCAGGAGCCGCGCCTCCTCAGGCATCAGCAGCAGGGGGAGGCCCAGGCGCGAGTTCTGGCGGGGGCCGCGGGGCAGGGCGCCCACCGTGCGGCCCCCCACTCCCAGGCGCTCCCGCAGCGCCTGCACTGCTTCGGCTCCCCACACCAGGGAGCGGCCATTCGCCACCTCCACCACCAGCATCCTCCTGCGGGAGCCAGGGGGAAACCGTCACGGCCGCAGGTGTCAGGGTCCTGGCCGCCCGCCGCCCGGGTGCACCCACCTCCTCCGAATCCCACCAGGCCCCGCCCCTGGGCGGAGCACCGCCCGCAACCAATGGAGGGCCGACGGCCAAGCCGCGCCACCCTCTTCGCATGCCCGGCACCGGCTTCGGCGATCCCGCCAGGCCTCCGGCCGCCCGAGGCCCCACCCCTTCCCAAGCAATCGGGCTCGGCTCGTGCCTTCGGGCCGCTTCAGGATTCCGGACGCACGAAGCAAGGGCCTTCGAAGCCCACGGTCAGCATCCGAGCCCTCGCCGGCGCTGCTGCACCTCAGCTAGCCTCACCTCCGCAAAGACCCGGCCACGCCCCCTCGAAATATCCATTTTACGCCTTTCGCAAAGCGGGCGTCTCCCTTCGGGCGTCCCCGTTAACCGTCGGCCTCCCAAAGCCAGTGCCCCGCCCACTCGGGAAGCTTCCGAAGCGTCTCCATGTCGGCGTTCTCGCAGCATAGACACTGCGAAACCCGAGGCCACACCCTCCTCGGAATCCTCGGAACTTGGTCCCTCCCCTTTCCGAACCACTGTGGTTCGGCGTTCGGCCATCCTCGGCTCGGCCGAATCCACAGACCCTTTCGCTCTCGATCGCAAGAGGTTTGGGCGCTCGGGCATTCTCGATTGGGCCGAATACAAATCCCCGCCCCCGTCCGAACGCAAGGAGTTCGGGCGTTCTCGCCTGTGTCAATCCCGAAGCCCCGCCCTTTTCCGAACGCAAGCGTCCTCTGCTACAGTCAATCCCAAAGCCTGAAGCCCCGCCCCCTCCGATAGCTAACGTCTCCCAATTCGGCAGGTCCCGCCCCGCGACCGAACGCCACACCGGCGGCCCCGCCCCTCAGGCCTCGTCGTCCGTTCTACACTAGAGCGGGCTCACCCCACTTCTCAGGGGCCAGTCCCTTCTCCCCCGCAGAATGTCCACACCGTCCCTCGAGAGCACCACCTCAGAGACACCAGCTCGCAGTCCAGGCGGAGCCACCCCCTACGTAGCGCGCCACGCGCCGCTTTCTCCACCCACCCGCCCCCATGCCGACCCCCCGCGCCGATTTCGTCATCCCGCCACCTCACGAAGCGGGAAGCCCGGAGCCCCGCCTTCCTCCAGGCGAAACGTCCTACCCCGCCCCTCCGAGGCGGCCTCCCTCCGCCCACGGCGTCACGTCTCCGCGTCGGTCCTGCAAGTTAGGATCGCGCGGCTTATTACCCTGGCCACGCCCACCTGGGGGCGGGATGCTGTTCGTCCCACCCCTTCGGAGTGTCCGGATCCCCGCCTGTTCGCGTCGCCAGAGTCTGCGGCCCCGTCCCCCTCTCCAAAGAGAGGCTTGAAGCTGGTAGCTCCTCCTATCTCTATACCCGGGCCTATACCCGACTATCTCCGAAATGAGCCGAAGCTTGTGGCCCCGCGCCCAAGCCGTGAGCGGAAGCTCCCGACTCTGCCCGAAGTGAGCCGAAGCTTGAAGCCCCGCCTCCGTCCCAGTTTCGGTCGGTTTCCGTCCTTTTTCCGGCCGGAGGCCCCGCCCTTGACGTGCCTGTTGCCCCGGCCCCCGCGTTCCCTCTGCAGTGCTCCGGCAGTCGGGCTGCCTGGGTGGACTCGCGCTCCAGCGGTGGACCCGGCTCCTTCCCTGCTTGCGCGGGCTGCCACGGTGGTCGCGAGCCTGCCCCTAGCCGAGGGAGCAGTGCGGGGCGTGCTGGCGGGAGGCGTGGCCGAGTCGCGGGCGGCGGGCGCCAGGTGGGGCGGGGGGGCCAGGTGGGGCGGAGTCAGGTGGGCGGGAGGGCCGGGTGCCCAGATGGGATGGTTTCCGTGTGGGCCGGGACCCAGGTGGTGCGGGGTCCCAGCGGGGCCCGGGGCCCAGGTGAGCGGGGCGGGGTGGACGGGGGCGGCGGCGCTGCGGAGCATCGGGTGGCCTGACCGCCCGTGGCTGGCGCCTGCTCGGTGGGCTCTGGGCAGGAGAGGGGTCGGAGGCGCAGAAGAGGAGTTGGCCCAGGTATTCTGGGTCCTCTCGAAGAAGGGCTGGGGTCTGGATGCTTGGGTTCACAAAGAAGGGAGGGCTGGGCTTGAATGAGAAAAGGGGGAGCCTGGATTCCTGGAACCTTGAAAGGGAAGACACCTGGGAGGTCTGGATTCTTGAATGCTCCAAGGGAAAGGGGTTTCTGGGTTCTCGAAGGAGCGGAGGGAGGGGGGATCCCCGCGGAAAGAGGGGGGGCTTTGATTTCTGGGGTCGCAAAAGAAGGCGTCTGGGAGCTGGATTCCCGGATCCTCGAAGGATCCAAGCGCTGGAGGTTTGGAGTTTTCGGAGAGAGGAGCCGAAGCCCTGACCCCAGAATTCTGGAAAAATTGGGGATTAGGAGGCTGGATTCCTGGGTTTTCACTGCGTGCCCTTCCCCCAGACCATGTCGCCGGAAGAATGGACCTATCTAGTGGTTCTTCTTATCTCCATCCCCATTGGCTTCCTCTTTAAGAAAGCTGGTGAGTCGGGTTCCCTCCCCCCAGTGGAAAACAAAGAGGGGACCCCTGGCCAGGGACCCCTAGAAGGTTCCAGGTTTCTGCTCACTCTTCTCCCCACAGGACCTGGGCTGAAACGATGGGGGGCCGCAGCGGTGGGCCTGGGGCTGACCTTGTTCACCTGTGGCCCCCACACCTTGCATTCTCTGGTCACCATCCTGGGGACCTGGGCCCTCATTCAAGCCCAGCCCTGGTGAGAgcatggggaaggggaggggagggagacagCGACCTGGTTCCTTATCGGGCCTTTCTCAGTTGTTGCCTCAGCTCTCCATTCCTCTTGATTATCTCTCTGGTCGTGTCTCAtctgcttttcttcctcttttgccTTTTTCTGCGTCTTATCAGTGTTTTTCTCCCAGTCCTCTATAGTCACATctttgggggatggggagaggatGTTTCTTGTTTGCTGTCCCTGCCTCAGATACACCATTTGtgttaatattttctgtttttttctctctcatcttgggCTTTGCAtcatggaggtaaagaaaaaatgaagaattgagGGGTCTTCACCCTGAAGCCTCTCTTATCaccttctcattttcctttctctcttgtgGTGCATCTCCGTGTGCCCCTCTCCATTCCGTCAccatccctctctccctctggtctctctctgccctccactgcttctttctcctttcctcccctgTTTTCTGTGTCTGAGCAGGGAGGAGGCCTCATAGCTAGAATCTGGGGGAGGTGGAGACTGAGGTCCTTCTCCCCAGCACAGCTGGTCTCCTGCCTCTGCCCCAGCTCCTGCCACGCCCTGGCCCTCGCTTGGACCTTCTCCTATCTCCTGTTCTTCCGAGCGCTGGGCCTGCTGGGCCTACCTACCCCCACGCCCTTCACCAATGCCGTCCAGCTGCTGCTGACACTGAAGGTCAGACATGGGGCCCCCCACTTCCCTCCCACCTTCCCCTGTGAGCTGGTTATACCCCCACAGCTCCCTCCTGCAACTGGTGGGGGTTTCAGGAGAGGCATTCCCCAGCACTCCCCTGGGGTGGTTTTAGCTCTCATAGGCCCTTGGGAGTTAGACTTCACCTCTTGCTGTTCAAGGGGTGATGAGCTGTCACAAGTGATCTGATATCGGGTGCCATTTGGTGCCCACGGCTGGGCGAGATGCTTTACCCGCTCGTTCTCCTTGAACCTTTGCAGCAAGACACTTTGCAAAGGAGAGAGGCTGGCTCTGTGAGAAGGCCCTTGCATCAGGGCACAGAACCAGCAGGCCCAGGCCTGGCCCTTAGTGCATGTTAGAACCACCTGCGGAGACTGTGAAGCCCTGAGTTCCTTGCAGGTACTATGTGCAAGGCTCGGGACACATCAGAGAGCACGGCAGTCTTGAAGAGCAGTCAAACAGGTGTCTCAACTGGGAGCTTGTGGATAGGTGGGAGTTGGCAGGCCAGAGAGAAGCTGGAGGAGGAGCCTCTCAGGATTTGGGGGCCAGCATTTGTGTAAGGAGGCAGGCGGATGTGCTTTCTTGAGAGAACAAGGGGAAAAAGGCAGCCACGTGTCACCTTCCTGTGGGGGGGCCAGATGTGCGCCCCCTCgaggtttttgcttgtttgttgccAGAAGATTTCCAGGTCTAAAAAGTTCTCTGGACGCAGAGACTGAAGCATAACCTGGCAAGATGGGAGGGTTCTCCCCACTGAGGCTGGGCAGGTTAGTTGGTAGGGCCTGGAGGCAGAAAGCGGCAGGAGAGCCACCCTGAAGCCTTTTAGGGTCAGGGCCAGCCCAGCCGCCAGCCTAGCGTGATCCCATGAGGGAATGAAAACCCTGCTCTCCCCAGCCCCAAATGGAGCCCCATCAAGCCCACCCAGCAGGAAGCTGGAGGCCAGGGAGACCTGGAGATGCAGGGCTGGCCTTGGGGCCAGTGCACAGGGAGAGAGAACAGACGAAGGGGTGAGGACAGACTGAAGATGCGTAGCCTGGGGTGGGTGTGGGAAGAGGTGGGCACGCCAAGCCCACAGGCTGGGTCCGGGGAACAGGAAAGCCTTCTGGCCTGAGCAGTTGGTTGGATGATGGCAGCATCTCCTGAGGTGAGGAACCGAGAAAGATCCTGCTCCCCAAGCCATAGACACCCAGGTAGAAATGGCAGCTTGGGGAGGGGTCCACGTGTGGGTGGTGGCTCACGCCAGGGGTCTGCGCAAGTatagaggaaggagagaggaggagcCGGGTCTGAGCTGGGGAGAAATGCCCACTAGCCCGAGGCATTGAGAAGCCCTGATATGGGGGTTGAAATGCCCAGAGCTGCCTCTGGAGGGCACAGAACCTTCCCAGCTGCCTGGGCAGGACAGCCTGTGCCCCCAGTGCTCGCTTCCAGCACCCTAGATGCTGGGGCTCCTGGAGGCTGCTAAGTGACCCAGGGAGACGAGTGTGAGGAAGGGACGGGGCTGACCTGGCTCCTGCCCGCGCCCCTCCCTCCCAGCTGGTGAGCCTGGCCAGTGAAGTCCAGGACCTGCACATGGCGCAGAGGAAGGAGCTGGCCCTGGGCTTCAGCACAGGGCCCACCATGGGGCTGCTGCCCGACGTCCCTTCCTTGATGGAGACGCTGAGCTACAGCTACTGCTACGTGGGAATCATGACAGGTGAGACGGTCTGACCCCTCTGTGCCACCTCCTCTCTCCACGCCACCCGGGGTTGGCTTCTTTCCGTGTCTCCCACCTGCCCCGTTGTCTCCATTCTGGCGTGTGCTGCTTCAAGGGTGAGCTTTTGTGCGGAGTCCCACCTGCCAGGGACTGTTTTCCTTCTAAAGGGTACATTGCTTATTTCCTTACATAGCTCACAGGGAGAGACCATAGATAAACTTGGTGTCTCTGCTGCCCAGAGAACAAATATTCAAACTTAGGACACCAATATATGCTAAGGAAATATTTCTCATTTGTGTTCACGTCCCATAGAATCTACCCTTGAAGTGTTGAGGTCAAAGGCCTCTGGTGCATCCATGCCCACAATTGATTTTACGTTTTCATCAACCCAAAAAGAAATCCCACCCCTTTGCCATCACCCCCCAATCCTCTCACTCCCCCTCTTCCCAGCCCTTGGCAACCACTGaacccctttctctctctgtggcctacCTGTTCAGGACATTTCTTGTAAGCGGAACTCTAgacatgtggccttttgtgaaCACACAGACACCTTCCATTGTCCCCACTGCCCCTCCCTCGAGCAGGTCACTGTCACGTCTAACCCAAGAAGCACCTCCCCTTTGCCATGGTGGCCTCTCTGCTGTCCCCGGCCACTCAGCAGCCAGAGGGGTCACTTCGTCATGGTGGTGGTGTCTGCTTGCACTTAGGATAAAGCTCCAAGTCACCCTCGGCCTGCAAGGCCTCGGGGGACCGGTCCTGCCACCCCCTGCTCTTCCCACTGCCCCTCATGCTCAGATGGACAGCTGCTTTACCGGGGTCTTCAGATCACCTGCGGCTCCCTGGGTTCTTGTATGTGTCTCCCTGTCTGTTCCAGGGTCTCCAGCTCCATCATCCTCGGTGTCTTTGTCCCTCTaattctctgtccctctctctttccctgagTCCCTTTTGCTCCCCTCCAAGTCTCAGCCCCTGCCCTCTGGACTGTCCCCCTCTCTGTaggtctctgctggtctctcctgcCCGCCCCAGACCCCCCATCCCCCATGCCGCTGCCCGTCCCTCATGGGCCACAGCCTCTGACCACCTCCCACCTGCCCCGCACAGGCCCGTTCTTCCGCTACCGCACCTACCTGGACTGGCTGGAGCAGCCCTTCCCGGGAGCCGTGCCCAGCCTGCGGCCCCTGCTGCGCCGCGCCTGGCCGGCCCCGCTCTTTGGCCTGCTCTTCCTGCTGTCCTCACACCTCTTCCCGCTGGAGGCCGTGCGCGAGGACGCCTTCTACGCCCGCCCGCTGCCCGCCCGCCTCTTCTACATGGTCCCCGTCTTCTTCGCCTTCCGCATGCGCTTCTACGTGGCCTGGATTGCCGCCGAGTGCGGCTGCATAGCCGCTGGCTTCGGGGCCTACCCCGTGGCCGCCAAAGCCCAGGCCGGGGGCGGCCCCACCCTCCAATGCCCACCCCCCAGCAGGTCAGGCAGCGGGAGGGAGGCGCCCCAAGACCCACCAGGCCCTTAGTGAGGCGCCCGGggagctgggggcgggggtgCCGCCGTGCTCAGCTGAGCGCCCCGGCGCCCAGGCCGCTGACCACCGCCATTGCCCCTGCCGCTGGTGCCT
The genomic region above belongs to Tamandua tetradactyla isolate mTamTet1 chromosome 16, mTamTet1.pri, whole genome shotgun sequence and contains:
- the TSEN34 gene encoding tRNA-splicing endonuclease subunit Sen34, whose protein sequence is MLVVEVANGRSLVWGAEAVQALRERLGVGGRTVGALPRGPRQNSRLGLPLLLMPEEARLLAEIGAVTLVSAPRPDPRHHGLALASFKRQQEQGFQEQSALAAEARETRRQELLEKIAEGQAAKKQKLEQDSGASGSQEAGGSQAAAENAASTSRASGEKEEAGPSSPQPGPSNGVTPLPRSALLVQLATARPRPVKARPLDWRVQSKDWPHAGRPAHELRYSIYRDLWERGFFLSAAGKFGGDFLVYPGDPLRFHAHYIAQCWAAGDPIPLQDLVSAGRLGTSVRKTLLLCSPQPDGKVVYTSLQWASLQ
- the MBOAT7 gene encoding membrane-bound acylglycerophosphatidylinositol O-acyltransferase MBOAT7 isoform X1, with translation MGWFPCGPGPRWCGVPAGPGAQTMSPEEWTYLVVLLISIPIGFLFKKAGPGLKRWGAAAVGLGLTLFTCGPHTLHSLVTILGTWALIQAQPCSCHALALAWTFSYLLFFRALGLLGLPTPTPFTNAVQLLLTLKLVSLASEVQDLHMAQRKELALGFSTGPTMGLLPDVPSLMETLSYSYCYVGIMTGPFFRYRTYLDWLEQPFPGAVPSLRPLLRRAWPAPLFGLLFLLSSHLFPLEAVREDAFYARPLPARLFYMVPVFFAFRMRFYVAWIAAECGCIAAGFGAYPVAAKAQAGGGPTLQCPPPSSPEKAASLEYDYETIRNIDCYGTDFCMRVREGMRYWNMTVQWWLAQYVYKSAPFHSYVLRSAWTMLLSAYWHGLQPGYYLSFLTIPPCLAAEARLESALRWRLGPEGQKAWDWVHWFLKMRAYDYMCMGFVLLSLEATLRYWASVYFCVHVVVLVALGLGLALGGGGPGRPKAAPQAPSLTPEQRREE
- the MBOAT7 gene encoding membrane-bound acylglycerophosphatidylinositol O-acyltransferase MBOAT7 isoform X2 codes for the protein MSPEEWTYLVVLLISIPIGFLFKKAGPGLKRWGAAAVGLGLTLFTCGPHTLHSLVTILGTWALIQAQPCSCHALALAWTFSYLLFFRALGLLGLPTPTPFTNAVQLLLTLKLVSLASEVQDLHMAQRKELALGFSTGPTMGLLPDVPSLMETLSYSYCYVGIMTGPFFRYRTYLDWLEQPFPGAVPSLRPLLRRAWPAPLFGLLFLLSSHLFPLEAVREDAFYARPLPARLFYMVPVFFAFRMRFYVAWIAAECGCIAAGFGAYPVAAKAQAGGGPTLQCPPPSSPEKAASLEYDYETIRNIDCYGTDFCMRVREGMRYWNMTVQWWLAQYVYKSAPFHSYVLRSAWTMLLSAYWHGLQPGYYLSFLTIPPCLAAEARLESALRWRLGPEGQKAWDWVHWFLKMRAYDYMCMGFVLLSLEATLRYWASVYFCVHVVVLVALGLGLALGGGGPGRPKAAPQAPSLTPEQRREE